CCACCATCCATCAGGCTGGCGGCCACCTCACCGGCGCGGCCAACACCCATATAGACCACGACGGTGTGCTTCAGCCGGGCCAGGGCGGCCCAGTCCAGATCCGGCGCACCGCCACCACCTGCGCTCGCCGTCACATAGGACACGGCCTGGGACATGCCGCGATGGGTCAGGGGCGTCGATGCCGCCGCCGCGCACCCGGCTGCTGCGGTAATGCCCGGCACCACCACGGCGTCAAGGCCCGCAGCGCGCACCTGCTCAAGCTCTTCGCCGCCGCGGCCAAAAATGAATGGGTCGCCGCCCTTCAGGCGCACGACACGTTTGCCCGCGCGAGCAAGGTCAATCATCAGCGCACCGATATCTTCCTGCGGCATGGAGTGGTCGGCCTTGCGCTTGCCCACATAACGCCGTTCCGCATCCCGTCGGATGAGGTCGAGAATGTCGGTCGAGACAAGATTGTCGTAGAGAACAATGTCCGCTTCCTGCAGCACGCGCAGCGCCTTTAGGGTCAGAAGCTCAGGGTCACCCGGACCGGCGCCCACAATATGGATACTGCCAATGGCCGCGCCACCGGCCGCGACCGCGTGGTCAAAACCCTGCGCAGCCCCAGTCATGTCGCCATCATAGACCGCTTCGGCCACCGGGCCTTCGAACAGGCGCTCCCAGAACCGGCGACGTTCACCGGGTGCCACGTTCGCGGCGACCACATCGCGCCGAACACGCGCAAATTCCACAAGCTCACCCAGTCGGGCCGGCAACAGGGACTCGATCCGCTCACGCAGCCGGCGACCCAGAACAGGCGCGGCACCGCCCGTCGAAATGCCGATTGCCACGTCACCGCGATCAACGATCGAGGGAATCACCACATCACACAGTTCCGGCTGGTCAACGACGTTGACGGGCACGCCGTGCAGTTTTGCTAAACGGGCAGCTTCACCAT
This genomic stretch from Parvularcula sp. LCG005 harbors:
- the cysG gene encoding siroheme synthase CysG, coding for MRYFPAFFDLKDRPVFVVGGGELAVRKLRLLLKASPQIKVFSDVQWSSEIDDFSGVEVIPRHLRDEDFAVRPALLVAATDDPDIDGEAARLAKLHGVPVNVVDQPELCDVVIPSIVDRGDVAIGISTGGAAPVLGRRLRERIESLLPARLGELVEFARVRRDVVAANVAPGERRRFWERLFEGPVAEAVYDGDMTGAAQGFDHAVAAGGAAIGSIHIVGAGPGDPELLTLKALRVLQEADIVLYDNLVSTDILDLIRRDAERRYVGKRKADHSMPQEDIGALMIDLARAGKRVVRLKGGDPFIFGRGGEELEQVRAAGLDAVVVPGITAAAGCAAAASTPLTHRGMSQAVSYVTASAGGGGAPDLDWAALARLKHTVVVYMGVGRAGEVAASLMDGGLDTRTPVAVVEKGTTADQKILRTTLRDLSVDIVRAAIVGPAVLIIGEVAAKASGHGLTEFLQEAEAA